tacatgtttgtatagAAGGAATCTCGTAATACTCTTGAAcctcaatctttccaaaataacAGAGAGTTGTATCTTTAAACCATGAacatagtttgaactttgtaatggtagCTATCTCTTGTCACGATTTATGTCACAAATTCAAGTTACCAATCTTAGAACGGCTGCtgacaagtagtttgcaaagtatatataatttttctttcttacattttatttgtgattttcttaatttttctttatttttaaaatataaaaattttacttacatttttaatcttaaaaataaattcttaaaaGGCTTACACCCCAATGCCTCAAGGCTTACACCTCACCTTTTAAGAGTTAAAACGCCTCACCTtacgcctttgccttttaaaacattgcttcTTAGAATCAAGATAACTAAAGTGGCATGAATGCAACTAACAAATCTACTTGTTCTAAGGAACTCCTAAAAAATGCAAAGAATGTCTTGCTTGAGAAGGCCCTATCATACGGGCCTAGTGCTTTGTCCCTATTACAATCCCTAAGGGCTTGGTAAAAATTTTCACTTCATCAAAGAGCCTCTCTAGCCATGCTGCAATGGAAAGGTCAAGAGACTTGAAGTTGATTCAATCCATGGTTGGTCTCTAGGCCTCAGATGCAATATAAACACCCTTGTAAAATtgcaaatttcttttttttttttttttttttttttatatcttctTCTTCAATTAAAGTGTCCCCCCAATTTCAATACTAGATGAAGTGTTGAATCTCCAGTGAGCGTTTGTTGCCCAATGGAAGAAACTAATGTTTTGATCCCCCCTTCTACTTCCAAGTGGTCTCTTCTAGATTAATCTCAAACCAGTTCTCTCTTCAGCAAAAACCTTCCAGTATTCCTTTTGGCATTGAGTACTTGACAATTTCCTCTTCATCCAACTTCTTAATGCCATTAAGGATCACGGTCTTTTTCACATGACTTTCTAAAAGTATCTCATCCACAAATTCAACTTTCCTTTCAACCCCTCAATTTCGAGGCAAACCCAAAGCTAGTTTCCCCTTCCAGCGGAGCATAGACCCCTATTGCTTAACTTGGTCCCCAAAACTATAGTGCTTGAACCAAAAGTTGGTTCCCATTTAACTCCTCCTAGAGTCAAGGAGGATAGGGAAGGGATCTGAGATGGGCCTAGGAAGAAGTTTCAGAGTCATTTTAGGGAAGCGAACTTCCGGACTCCCTGAAGGTGGACCAAGTGAAAGTGGCACCCATGACTAGAAGATCAATAAGGGCATTCTCATTGATGAAATCAAGAAACTCTCTAATGCAAGTGTTCTCAAAGTAACCCTCACTTTCTTAAGGATAAACAAAAATAATGACGACTCCCCCAATAATCCAAGGAGCATCCCACCAACTTGCAACATCCATGAGTTCATTCTATAAAAGCTGTTTAGAGGGTCCTTCGAGCCATAGACATTGGCGAGAATCCACTGGAAATTATCCTCCAAATTCTTAAACATGAAGAAACTGGGAAGAAATTAACAAAGTGGTCCAACAATTCCACCACATTATGCTTCCACAAAAAAAGAATGCCCCCTACATTACTAGTTCCGAGGGAAATCTATCCGAAAGCCTCCACTCCCTACAAGCTCTTGACCATAGAATGATCCACAACTTCTACTTTAGTTTCCTGCAAGCAAACATCACCTCTCTAACCTTCTTAATTATAGTCCTTTTTAACATGTCATTAAACCCATGATATTCCACAAAATCATCTTTCTCAACATGAGTTCACCTTAGAACCCCAACTGCTACTATCCTTTGCCATGTTTGAGTAACCTCCCACTTTGTCATGATTCACTAAAAATTCCAATCATTATAATTCCCTACTAGTGTCATCTTCTTACTACTGTCCATGGGTATTTCAGTGATAATTTTTTCTCCCTTCCTCCctctttacatatatacatataaggCCCTATCTTTGAAGCCTTAAAAGGACACTCTAATGGTTTTACTAACAAACTTCATCTTCAGAAGAACCCAATCAAAGACCTATTCCTTAAAATAGGTATTGTTCGTGCCTATCCCTTGTAGCACCTCAAAGTTACGGAGGAGGAAGGGGGGGGGGCGGTCCTACAAAATTTTAATGCAAGTGTTGGGGCCTAGAACTAATGCCAACCATTCATTATCATCTTAAATTGGTGGAATCTAGCACCACATTATCCTCTTCTTCCTAAGTTCCTGCATTTTGTGCAAGGGGTTCACGCAATGCAATAACGTCTCCACAGCAGGTTGTCTTCTTCATGGCACAAAATGGGCCTTCCTAATGCTTGAAAGATGCAGAGTAAGTGGGTTGGGACTAATGAGGGGCCATGTGTAGAGGCTTGAAAGGTGAGAGGCCGAAGAGGAAAGCCTCAATATTGGTGTAGCCCAAGTCAAGGCCCAACTGAAAGTCTATGAAGTACAAGAAGGATTTAGGCCTGACTAGGTCTAGCCTAGAAGATTCAAAAATATAGTTAGAAGCACCCAACTAGCTCTTCCCTCTCCGACGATACTCGCAAAGGAGCATATGGCACAAGATATCTTCCATTCTTCCCCAACCTTGCTTGCCTTGTTTTTCTCTATAACCAAAGAGACCCAAACTGAGAGTTACCGTAGTGGGGGCAATAATACACAATCTCTCATTGAGTTGGTGTCAAGGCTACTCAACCTACCTTGGTAGAGGGTAGACAGCTTCCTCTTCTCCATTTGTGGGTTGATTGACATCGTCCTTCTCAATGCAAAGGCCTTGTTATTCCTTTTCAAAGTTGGAATCACTAGTCGACCAAAAGCAATTGTTGAAGATGAGATCGTGGCAATCCTTCAAGCCAAAAGCCTTTAGAAAGGCAATATTTCTTCCATTTCACTAGTGATCTCCATTAGGGCAAGGAAGGTGCAGTGCTTGTTCACTTTTAGTTGAAATGACAAGGTTTTGTCCTTGTTCCTCATTCACCAATACCAAGGCATTGAAGTCGGTCTTTCATTTCTAGAAACTCAAAATTCCTCCCAAGTAGCGAGGAACCACTCGATCTCACCTAACACCAAGAAGATCAAAATCCTCCTGGACCTTTGACACTTTTTGATCTCAAGGAAATCAACATTTTTGCCATCAAGAGGTCCTTTTGACAACCACCGTAAATTGAACATCTCCTCCTAAGAGAGAGAGGAACAAAACACACGTACACACATCTAAACTATTGTAAACACGTACCCCGCACAAACCAAGCGATGATCCACAAACTGGGACTGAATATAAGACCAATTTGTTCAAACCACATTTAACAATCAATTGATAAGCTCAACAACATGTTCTAAGTCATTAAAACATGTTAACAAGAAGAGTCCTCGTTACCTCATATCAAGATAGTCGCATAAGGGGTTCCATAGTGGTTCAATGTTTCCATAAAACAAGCAAAATGAAATCAATAACCGATCCATCAATTACAGGTACAATAGTCATCATATAAATCAACGTTGGCAAAAACAAAGCATAAGAAAAGACAATAATAGGGATCAAATTCAAAGATCAAAGAATGTACCTGGTACTCGGTTAACGCAAGCTGCAAGTTTTTCTCTAACAAGGCTTTCCGCCAGCTTCTTTCCTGCAAACATGTTGTGCGTTGCCCAGTATAATTATCATGCGAAATAGaacagaaaaaaaattgaaattgaagcaaCTCCTACCATCCGTATGccaacagagaaaaaaaaaaacgttcGATGCAAATTGGGCAGTGGAAACTACGAAGGCTTATAATAACTTTATAAGCATAGAGCGCATAAGTCCATGTAACTTCACGCTCCAACAAATCCAAAATACAAGTTTGTATATGGAGAGATATCAAACCTAATTCCTTGTTTGGGACGGTAACGTAGACGACTATGCTTGGGACGGTGGTGCTGCTTCCTGCCATTCTGATAGTAGTAGTGCTTTTGGCCTGAGACTGGCTGCCAAACTTTGATCTGAACCATACAATTAGGAATGCGATCAAAACTCGACCTAGAACTGAAGAACACAAAAAACCTAGAAAGGGAGGGGGTTTGGAGAAGTACCGGAAAAGAGGAGCGAAGGGTAGAGATTGAGCACAACCCGTTTTGAATGTGGAGGAGAGAGTGGCGGAGAGATTGGAGAGGCCAAAGGTGAGCACGCAGAACGCCCCAACCAGCGGCAGGCGGCGGCGGAGGGCGGAGGAAGAGACGAGAGAAGAGGTTCTGAAGCAGAGCACCGATGCCATTGGGAAATGCGGGCTCCTCAGTCTATTATAACGCGCGGGGCGTCCGTCTCACGCCTCTTGCTTCTTCGGAAACTTGATACGCCCGCTGCCTGCCCTCTTGCGATACACGGTGAAAGATGTTCGCCCCAAGCTGCTTGATATTCCGCTCCTTAAACTGCGAGTGCGCCACGTGTCAGCCCAAAAAGCATCCCATTTTTAAAAAACTACTAATTGGATTCCATTGTAAATAACAAatcatattattaaaatttaGGTTTAGATCATAATCTTAAAATTCGAATAATTAATTTAATCTGATTAAATCAGCCAATCAATCAATGAGGACCATTTTAATCCAAAGTTTTAAAatcttataatatttttatttttctagaatTCACAATTATTTTTTCATTAGTTTGTATCTTTTCGTCTTGCATATTATTGGCCACTTATTATTACTTTTGTTTTTTTCTTAAGTTAAACCTTCCATCTCTATTTGATGCAAAATCCTAAAATCttacaattttattttctagaacttataattattttgtatttattgttatattttattattggCGACTTATTGTAtcggtgctctctctctctatctccctctcctctctctctcttggatTTGGCAATACTTTGCCCAATTTCTCCACCTCCCAAAATGACACATAAGACCGTAAATATGTAAATTCAATCATTATATTTTAAGCAAAACCAAAAGGAAATTGGGTTTCACGTAAAATTTATCTTGAGCTGAGATTTTTTGGCATTTATAAGATGTTAGTAATCTCTCTATGGATTTGCTATTTATGTATGCAAGCGGCAACACCCTTTTTCACTCACGCGATATTGCGGGATCAAGCTTTCTCCCATTATCCAAGATTCCCCAAAAATCCCATGTCAACCCCTCCCCAGCAAGATAGGGCAATTCATCCAATACATGGTATCGATGTTTGATAGTCGATCTTGCTGATGCACCTACATGTGCAGTGTGCCCTCAAGCCCACCCGCAACACGATGCAGGGCCTTGCATCCATGTATAAAGGAAATGGTTGCTTCTCAATTTAGCTTGAGATTTGGGTGCAATGGTAAGCACCAGATCCTAACAttagtatcagagctaggttgtaGGATCACGATATATAAATGTCATGTACAAGAAAATGGTTGCTTCACATTATTCCCTCTAACACCCCATAAAataccaacaatctccccccaaATGACACCCCAAGGGACCTAAACTGGTAACTCACTTTGATACTTAAGATCTGGTGCCTACCACTGCACCAAAAAACTCAAGCTTAACCCCCACATTTGATGATATTATCATATTATATATTGGTAAGGTGAATGattattgaaaatcttgaatgatttGTGAATATTAAATACTATGATTTTGATTTTGCATTGAGTTTTCAAACTTGA
The sequence above is a segment of the Malania oleifera isolate guangnan ecotype guangnan chromosome 8, ASM2987363v1, whole genome shotgun sequence genome. Coding sequences within it:
- the LOC131162019 gene encoding protein CutA, chloroplastic, giving the protein MASVLCFRTSSLVSSSALRRRLPLVGAFCVLTFGLSNLSATLSSTFKTGCAQSLPFAPLFRSKFGSQSQAKSTTTIRMAGSSTTVPSIVVYVTVPNKELGKKLAESLVREKLAACVNRVPGIESVYQWNGEVQTDAEELLIIKTRESLLEALTEHVKANHEYDVPEVIALPISGGSIPYLEWIKNSTRD